Proteins from a single region of Flavobacterium sp. K5-23:
- a CDS encoding YfiR family protein, whose translation MKTKIRIFFFGIFILFIGVNFISAQEKSETKEYELKADFLNRFVDYVYWKDYSKKQTFKIAILEDSPITSSLTALAKNKNIEIKEYKNLSDLRFCHILFVPYNTSVSLETILSKYSGKPILIVTERNGFGKKGAHMNFVYIDDKLKFEVNLKAINKAGIGVSSFLLQHAIIVQ comes from the coding sequence ATGAAAACTAAAATCCGCATATTCTTTTTCGGAATATTTATCCTCTTCATAGGAGTGAATTTTATTTCAGCACAGGAGAAATCAGAGACTAAAGAATATGAACTAAAAGCCGATTTTCTAAATCGTTTTGTGGATTATGTGTATTGGAAAGATTACTCAAAAAAACAAACTTTTAAAATCGCTATTCTAGAAGACAGTCCTATTACATCGTCCTTAACCGCTTTGGCTAAAAACAAAAACATAGAAATAAAGGAATATAAAAACTTATCAGATCTACGGTTTTGCCACATCTTATTTGTGCCCTATAACACTTCAGTCTCATTAGAAACAATACTTTCAAAATATTCCGGAAAACCTATTTTAATTGTAACAGAACGTAATGGTTTCGGAAAAAAAGGAGCACATATGAATTTTGTGTATATAGATGATAAATTAAAATTTGAAGTGAATTTAAAAGCAATAAACAAAGCTGGTATAGGAGTTAGTTCCTTTTTACTGCAACATGCCATAATTGTACAATAG
- a CDS encoding TonB-dependent receptor, which produces MKKLTLILFLLNLSFLFAQKEISGYVFDNAGVGFSGVNVTEKGTSNSVSTELNGAYKIKVSEGAILVFSYLGFSKLEYETNETTLNVFLSEEGRQSLNEIVITGTRAVPRSNTITSLPIDVLTSEELKATGQATFDKALQYKIPSFNTAQTPVNDATSLLDPYEIRNMGPSRTLILINGKRKNLSSLLYVQTSPGQGETAADISAIPMDAIERIEVLRDGASAQYGSDAIAGVINIILKNRTDEASVTKRLGITSEGDGEMFGVSFNDGSTVGNKGFVNYTIDVSKVNLANRPGSVDAEGEFNDFIKINPNTPSSYINNNNTLNGIDITGMTQTQINSVFNDYIGTSDYNAKYATINQGNITGRQTIDAFLKDNPEAGNINGAPETATAKFLVNGGIDLSDETQLFYNAAYVYKKVNSFANYRTSYFRPIKNPFENSSIPNWRNSAAYPDYLKDLFGDGTAASYKGYQPTFTGDLNDYNATLGYKSIKNGWNTETSITVGGNSQSYTVENSQNKSQIKDSNGSNVYQENSPISFKPGGAAFNHIVGNLDISKILSDKVSIAFGTEVRSETFEVIEGDKASWDGEGADSFSGNRPEDSGKWNRYNIGGYFDLAYDFNKDFLVNATVRYEDYSDFGGAAVWKISSRYKFNQDKITLRGSVSTGFRAPTLHQIYTQKSQFSFVPGQGIQIVGLINNISLQARKLGIPKLDAEKSTNITVGIGASPLKKLDLTIDYYNIKVEDRIILGDRVDTQFGSVAWFENSFDSRTSGLDIVLNYNELKLGQGELGINLSGNITLENKRISEVASNNFGPSLNALMFTSRPNTKWILGTNYLIKKFDLSLNNTLFGKTKFKQEGLDPNLRTEFTPKIVTDIGINYNATKKITIAFNVNNILNVLPEWKFKAENEIGTAILNDPNQVRSQFNLITFNGRYSQMTYQGYHFSQLGTLFNLALIYKF; this is translated from the coding sequence ATGAAAAAGTTAACCTTAATACTGTTTTTACTGAACCTAAGTTTCCTTTTTGCACAAAAGGAAATTTCCGGTTATGTATTTGATAACGCTGGAGTAGGTTTTTCAGGCGTAAATGTTACCGAAAAAGGGACTAGCAATAGCGTTTCTACTGAACTCAATGGTGCCTATAAAATAAAGGTTAGTGAAGGTGCAATTTTAGTCTTTAGTTATTTGGGATTCTCCAAGTTAGAATACGAAACAAATGAAACAACCCTAAATGTATTTTTATCAGAAGAAGGCAGACAAAGTCTAAACGAGATCGTGATTACCGGAACCAGAGCTGTCCCAAGGAGTAATACCATTACTTCATTACCAATTGACGTACTAACATCTGAGGAACTGAAAGCTACAGGGCAAGCTACTTTTGATAAAGCACTACAATATAAAATCCCTTCTTTTAACACAGCACAAACTCCCGTTAACGATGCGACTTCATTACTTGATCCATATGAAATTAGAAACATGGGACCTAGCAGAACCTTAATTCTAATAAACGGAAAACGGAAAAACTTAAGCTCGTTGCTCTATGTTCAAACTTCTCCCGGTCAAGGAGAAACCGCAGCAGATATATCAGCAATACCGATGGATGCGATAGAAAGAATTGAAGTTTTACGCGATGGCGCTTCGGCACAATACGGATCGGATGCGATTGCTGGTGTCATAAACATTATATTAAAAAACAGAACAGATGAGGCATCAGTAACTAAAAGATTAGGGATTACCTCAGAAGGTGACGGGGAAATGTTTGGAGTAAGCTTTAACGATGGATCCACTGTAGGCAATAAAGGTTTTGTAAATTATACTATCGATGTATCTAAAGTTAACTTAGCCAATAGACCCGGAAGCGTGGATGCTGAAGGAGAATTTAATGATTTTATCAAAATAAACCCAAACACACCATCAAGCTATATAAATAACAACAATACATTGAACGGAATCGATATAACGGGGATGACACAAACCCAGATAAATTCTGTTTTTAATGATTACATAGGAACTTCAGATTATAATGCAAAATATGCAACTATAAACCAAGGGAATATAACGGGACGACAAACCATAGATGCCTTTCTAAAGGACAACCCCGAAGCGGGCAACATCAATGGGGCTCCGGAAACAGCCACGGCTAAATTTTTAGTAAACGGAGGAATAGATTTATCTGATGAAACCCAACTGTTTTATAACGCGGCTTATGTCTATAAAAAAGTAAACTCTTTTGCTAATTATAGAACTTCTTATTTCAGACCAATCAAGAATCCATTTGAAAACAGTAGCATCCCAAACTGGCGTAATTCAGCTGCATATCCAGATTATTTAAAAGATTTGTTTGGTGACGGAACTGCAGCTTCATACAAAGGCTATCAACCTACGTTTACAGGAGATTTGAATGATTACAATGCTACTCTTGGGTATAAATCAATTAAAAATGGATGGAATACGGAAACGAGTATAACCGTTGGGGGAAACTCACAGTCTTATACTGTTGAAAACAGCCAAAACAAATCCCAGATAAAAGACAGCAATGGATCGAATGTCTATCAGGAAAACAGTCCAATATCTTTCAAACCGGGAGGAGCTGCTTTTAACCACATCGTTGGGAATTTAGATATTTCAAAAATCTTATCTGATAAAGTAAGTATTGCTTTTGGGACTGAAGTTAGAAGTGAAACTTTCGAGGTTATCGAAGGAGATAAAGCTTCGTGGGATGGGGAAGGCGCAGATTCATTTTCAGGAAACAGACCTGAAGATTCAGGAAAATGGAACCGTTACAACATCGGGGGTTACTTTGATTTGGCTTATGATTTCAACAAGGATTTTTTAGTAAATGCAACGGTTCGATATGAGGATTATAGCGATTTTGGAGGAGCCGCAGTTTGGAAAATAAGTTCAAGATATAAATTCAATCAGGACAAAATAACACTGAGAGGATCAGTGTCCACTGGTTTTAGAGCCCCAACATTACACCAAATTTACACTCAAAAATCACAATTCTCCTTCGTTCCAGGTCAAGGAATCCAGATAGTGGGATTAATTAACAATATTTCTCTACAGGCACGTAAATTAGGAATTCCCAAATTAGACGCTGAAAAATCGACAAACATAACTGTAGGAATTGGAGCCAGCCCATTAAAAAAACTAGACTTAACGATCGATTACTATAACATAAAAGTAGAAGACCGAATCATTTTAGGAGACAGAGTCGATACTCAATTTGGAAGTGTGGCCTGGTTTGAAAATTCTTTTGATTCCAGAACTTCTGGCCTAGATATTGTATTGAATTACAATGAGTTAAAACTTGGTCAAGGAGAATTAGGAATTAACCTGTCTGGAAACATTACACTTGAAAACAAAAGAATTTCAGAAGTAGCCAGTAATAATTTCGGACCATCCTTAAATGCATTAATGTTTACTTCGAGGCCAAACACAAAATGGATATTGGGAACCAATTATTTAATTAAAAAATTTGATTTATCCCTAAACAACACATTATTCGGGAAAACAAAATTCAAACAAGAAGGTTTGGATCCAAATTTAAGAACCGAGTTTACCCCTAAAATAGTAACTGATATAGGGATTAATTACAACGCAACAAAAAAAATTACAATAGCATTTAATGTCAATAATATTTTAAACGTATTACCAGAATGGAAATTTAAAGCCGAAAATGAAATAGGAACAGCCATTTTAAATGATCCCAATCAAGTGAGATCTCAATTTAATCTAATTACATTCAATGGACGTTATTCACAAATGACCTATCAGGGATATCATTTCAGCCAATTAGGAACTTTATTTAATCTAGCATTGATTTATAAATTCTAA
- a CDS encoding FeoB-associated Cys-rich membrane protein: MIQELVAFIALGIAVAFLFRKFFLKKKKSDKDCGDGDCGCH; the protein is encoded by the coding sequence ATGATTCAAGAACTAGTTGCTTTTATCGCTTTGGGAATTGCAGTAGCTTTCTTGTTCCGGAAATTCTTTCTCAAAAAGAAGAAGTCGGACAAAGATTGTGGTGATGGTGATTGCGGTTGTCATTAA
- the feoB gene encoding ferrous iron transport protein B encodes MSMQNINVALIGNPNVGKTSVFNQLTGLNQQVGNYPGITVEKKMGFCKLPNNVKANILDLPGTYSLNASSIDENVVIELLLNKNDKLYPDVALVVTDVENLKRNLLLFTQIKDLEIPTILVINMADRMEYKGISLDIPYLEEHLKTKIALISSRKGFGIEELKNLIVTYKTISTEPCLNASSIDPDYFNNLRKAFPNQLLYKLWLVITQDVNFLNLERKEIHSSFTKSHSDLKRLQQKETIKRYQFINDVLKVGLKVNTAVAKDFRSKLDRVLTHKVGGYVIFFAILFVIFQSIFEWSKIPMDFIDTTFASLSTLANDSLPAGVLTNLISQGIIPGIGGILIFIPQIAFLFLFISILEESGYMSRVVFLMDKIMRKFGLSGKSVVPLISGTACAIPAIMATRNIENWKERLITILVTPFTTCSARLPVYAIIIGLVIPDNRVLGILNLQGLTLMLLYLLGFGMAIFSAYILNKILKIKGKTFFVVEMPNYKLPMFKNVAINVIEKTKAFITGAGKIILAISIVLWFMASYGPGENFKNAEQIQLSKIENANLPKNELHSKIASFKLENSYIGIMGKAIEPAISPLGYDWKIGIAIISSFAAREVFVGTLATIYSVGGSDNDDTIKNKMAAEINPETGKKIFNFASGISLLLFYAFALQCASTLAITKKETNTWKWPLGQLIFMTGFAYATALIAYQLLK; translated from the coding sequence ATAAGCATGCAAAACATCAACGTCGCTCTAATAGGGAACCCAAACGTAGGTAAAACTTCTGTTTTTAATCAGTTAACAGGTCTTAACCAGCAAGTAGGGAATTACCCAGGTATTACGGTTGAAAAAAAGATGGGTTTTTGCAAATTACCCAATAATGTCAAAGCCAATATCCTAGACTTACCAGGGACTTACAGCCTTAATGCAAGCTCGATTGATGAAAACGTAGTGATTGAATTACTGTTAAACAAAAACGATAAATTATATCCAGACGTAGCCCTTGTGGTTACCGATGTGGAAAATTTAAAGAGAAACTTACTTCTTTTTACCCAGATAAAAGACTTGGAAATTCCAACGATATTAGTCATAAATATGGCTGACAGAATGGAATACAAAGGAATTTCACTAGACATTCCCTATCTTGAAGAGCACTTAAAAACCAAGATTGCCCTTATCAGTTCCAGAAAAGGTTTTGGTATCGAAGAATTGAAAAACCTTATTGTTACTTACAAGACCATATCAACCGAACCCTGCTTGAATGCCTCAAGCATTGATCCTGATTATTTCAATAATTTGCGCAAAGCATTTCCAAATCAGTTATTGTATAAACTTTGGCTGGTGATTACCCAGGATGTAAATTTCCTGAACTTGGAACGAAAAGAAATCCACAGTTCTTTCACCAAATCACATTCAGATTTAAAAAGATTACAACAAAAAGAAACAATAAAAAGATATCAGTTCATCAATGATGTTCTAAAAGTGGGACTTAAGGTAAACACAGCTGTTGCTAAAGATTTTCGCTCTAAACTGGATCGCGTGTTGACACATAAAGTGGGAGGTTATGTGATATTCTTTGCCATATTGTTTGTTATTTTCCAATCCATTTTTGAATGGTCCAAAATTCCAATGGACTTTATAGACACCACTTTTGCTTCTTTAAGCACACTGGCAAATGATTCCCTTCCGGCAGGAGTGTTAACTAATTTGATTTCGCAGGGAATCATCCCGGGAATAGGCGGAATACTAATATTTATTCCCCAGATAGCCTTCTTGTTTTTATTTATTTCGATATTGGAAGAAAGTGGTTATATGAGCCGAGTAGTGTTTTTGATGGATAAAATAATGCGCAAATTTGGTTTATCAGGTAAAAGTGTGGTGCCCTTAATTTCCGGAACAGCCTGTGCCATTCCTGCAATTATGGCTACCCGTAATATCGAAAACTGGAAAGAAAGATTAATTACAATTCTGGTTACTCCATTTACTACTTGCTCAGCAAGACTACCCGTTTACGCCATTATTATTGGACTTGTAATTCCTGACAATCGTGTTTTGGGGATACTAAATCTCCAAGGATTAACCCTGATGCTACTGTACCTTTTGGGTTTTGGAATGGCAATTTTCTCAGCCTATATATTGAATAAAATATTAAAAATAAAAGGGAAAACCTTCTTTGTGGTAGAAATGCCAAATTACAAATTGCCTATGTTCAAAAATGTGGCAATTAATGTAATTGAAAAAACAAAAGCCTTTATTACCGGAGCCGGAAAAATCATTTTGGCCATATCAATTGTTTTGTGGTTTATGGCTTCTTATGGTCCTGGAGAAAATTTTAAAAATGCTGAACAAATACAGCTGTCTAAAATAGAGAATGCTAACCTTCCTAAAAATGAATTACACAGTAAAATAGCCTCTTTTAAACTGGAGAATTCATATATAGGGATAATGGGTAAAGCCATAGAGCCTGCTATTTCTCCACTAGGATATGACTGGAAGATAGGAATTGCCATCATCAGCTCATTTGCGGCAAGAGAGGTTTTTGTGGGTACATTAGCCACTATTTACAGTGTAGGTGGCAGCGATAACGACGACACGATCAAGAATAAAATGGCGGCAGAGATCAATCCTGAAACAGGAAAAAAAATATTCAACTTTGCCTCTGGAATATCTTTATTGTTATTCTATGCTTTTGCGTTACAATGTGCCAGTACGCTAGCCATTACCAAAAAAGAAACCAATACCTGGAAATGGCCTTTGGGACAACTTATTTTTATGACTGGATTTGCCTATGCAACAGCGCTGATTGCTTATCAATTATTAAAATAA
- a CDS encoding FeoA family protein — MRTTINSLKKGEKAIIKDFDIDIVPLKLLEMGCLPGNQVELLQIAPFGDPLYLNVNGSHLAIRVETACEIEVELIKSNL; from the coding sequence TTGCGAACAACGATAAATTCACTTAAAAAAGGCGAAAAAGCCATTATCAAAGATTTTGATATTGATATCGTTCCATTAAAACTACTCGAAATGGGTTGTTTGCCTGGGAATCAAGTCGAATTGCTTCAAATCGCCCCTTTTGGTGATCCTCTCTATTTGAATGTAAATGGTTCACACCTTGCTATTCGTGTAGAAACTGCCTGTGAAATTGAAGTTGAACTAATCAAAAGCAATCTATAA